One genomic segment of Hemibagrus wyckioides isolate EC202008001 linkage group LG08, SWU_Hwy_1.0, whole genome shotgun sequence includes these proteins:
- the cstpp1 gene encoding centriolar satellite-associated tubulin polyglutamylase complex regulator 1, with translation MNMTTDRFTVPAEEYLAETSTLFYLTDAVTQLLEHREEFIQFGIVRYFAEYFTSVKNGNHVLFREFSYVKGTAHNRASFVHIFWKCFRQIGKNRDLLTMMEYTSLLQLLCPDFPAEMVQNTAKIVLMEDAMDCPMSLSDFIYSFQIQFYYEEFLESVLVIYEDLLEGKNPNAVIVPTSTSAETISSEEMDTQEGVDSSVLLECLEGLCERFKHKHPPLSAMKEALESSTRVSYYGFLMALSKHEGISLEIGALPNRSDLLIDPEMDQELERLVAQVAISPTSNSSGSAQGLKEPCRKPSPRKSLHQRKRIEMESDGSTEETDSSEN, from the exons ATGAACATGACCACAGATCGCTTCACGGTTCCAGCAGAGGAGTACTTAG CAGAGACCAGCACTCTGTTCTACCTGACCGATGCTGTGACCCAGCTGCTGGAGCATAGAGAGGAATTCATCCAGTTCGGCATCGTGCGATATTTTGCAGAATA CTTCACCAGCGTGAAGAATGGGAACCATGTTCTCTTCAGAGAATTCAGCTATGTTAAAGGTACAGCCCACAACCGAGCTTCCTTCGTCCACATCTTCTGGAAATGCTTCAGACAGATTGGAAAGAACagag ACTTGCTGACGATGATGGAGTACACGTCGCTTCTCCAGCTCTTATGCCCAGACTTTCCTGCTGAAATGGTGCAGAACACAGCCAA GATTGTCCTGATGGAGGACGCTATGGACTGCCCCATGTCTCTCTCTGATTTCATCTACTCTTTCCAAATCCAGTTTTACTATGAAG AGTTCCTGGAGAGTGTGCTGGTGATTTATGAGGATTTGCTCGAGGGAAAGAACCCAAATGCCGTTATCGTCCCGACCTCAACGTCAGCCGAAACGATATCCAGTGAGGAGATGGACACACAGGAGGGAGTGGACTCTTCCGTCCTGCTCGAGTGTCTCGAGGGACTGTGTGAACGCTTTAAACACAA AcatccccctctctctgccaTGAAGGAGGCTCTGGAGAGCAGCACTCGAGTCTCCTACTACGGCTTCCTGATGGCTTTGTCCAAACACGAGGGAATCAGTCTGGAAATCG GTGCTCTTCCGAACAGATCTGACCTGCTCATCGACCCGGAGATGGACCAGGAGTTGGAGAGGCT tgtagcTCAGGTGGCCATCAGTCCCACGTCGAACAGCAGCGGCAGTGCACAAGGGCTGAAGGAACCGTGCAGGAAACCATCGCCACGTAAATCCCTGCACCAGCGCAAGAGGATCGAGATGGAGAGCGATGGCTCCACCGAGGAGACCGACTCCTCTGAGAATTAA